GTGCATCGTCCATTCGGGGAACAGCCGGGCCTCGACGGCGGCCAGCGACAGCTGCCTGACCGCCAGGTGACGATTGTCGCGCCTGATCCGGGCAAAGGTCGCCAGCAACGCCGGCTCGGGCCCCTCCAGCAGCTGCAGATACAGGTCGCCGCGGACGATCAGGGCGCCCGTCAGCCCGTCGCGGGCGTTGTTGCGGCGTGCCTGCAGCAGGATGCCGTTCAGCATGGCGTCGTCGAAGCCGAAGGGCTGCGAATAATAGATAAGCTGCGTCAGCGTCATGCGAGGCCCCCGGACCGTGTGGCCGCCACCATGCCTTACCCGCGCCGTGGCGCAAAGCCGCCCTTCACAATCATCGCCCGCGCTGCCACAGCTGCACCATGGATCTGTCGCGACATCCGGATGCCGCCGCCTGGGGGCATCTCGTCCGCCGCACGCCGCTGGTGCGGCGGTTGCTGGCGCACAATCCGTCGCCGTTCACCTATACCGGCACCGGAACCTTCGTCGTCGGCGCCGGCGGCACCGTCGCGGTCATCGATCCGGGCCCTGCCGATCCGGCGCATGTCGCCGCGCTGGTCGCGGCCCTGCGCGGCGAGACCGTCAGCCACATCGTCATCACCCATACCCACATGGACCACAGCCCGGCGGCGCCGGCGCTGAAGGCCGCCACCGGCGCGATGATTGTCGGCTGCGCGCCGCTGGCACTCGCCGACGATGGCCCGCGCGCCGATGCCGGCTTCGATGCCGGCTATGCCCCCGACCAGGTGCTGGCGGACGGTGACAGCGTTGCGGGGCCGGGCTGGACGCTGACGGCGGTGGCGACGCCGGGCCATACCTCCAACCACCTCTGCTTCGCGCTGCCGGAGGAAAAGGCGCTGTTCAGCGGCGACCATGTCATGGGCTGGTCGACGACCGTCGTCGCGCCGCCGGATGGCGACATGGCGGCCTATATGGCCAGCCTGAAAAAGCTGCTCGACCGCGACGACGCCATCTACCACCCGACGCACGGCGAGCCGGTGACCGACCCGCAGCGCTTCGTCCGCGGCCTCATCACCCACCGCAAGCAGCGCGAGACGCAGATCCTGAAGCTGCTCGGCGCCGGCCCCCAGACGATCCCGGCGATGGTGGCGGTGATGTACGCCATGGTCGACAAGGGCCTCCACCCCGCCGCCGGCCGATCGGTGCTGGCCCATCTCATCGACCTGCGCAACCGCGGCCTGGTGGCGGATACCGGCGCCGAATGGCGCCTGCGCTGAAACCTCTCCCGCCTGCGGGAGAGGTCGAGAGACGGCGAAGCCGGCCCGGGTGAGGGTGCTCCGCCTCGGAGATGACGCACACCCTCACCCGCCGCGCTGGCGCGCGAGTCGCCTCTCCCGCAGGCGGGAGAGGGTGA
This is a stretch of genomic DNA from Polymorphobacter fuscus. It encodes these proteins:
- a CDS encoding BLUF domain-containing protein, translating into MTLTQLIYYSQPFGFDDAMLNGILLQARRNNARDGLTGALIVRGDLYLQLLEGPEPALLATFARIRRDNRHLAVRQLSLAAVEARLFPEWTMHDDPAQSWLWDERAVGDGALDRASVAELGAVFARVKESATA
- a CDS encoding MBL fold metallo-hydrolase, which gives rise to MDLSRHPDAAAWGHLVRRTPLVRRLLAHNPSPFTYTGTGTFVVGAGGTVAVIDPGPADPAHVAALVAALRGETVSHIVITHTHMDHSPAAPALKAATGAMIVGCAPLALADDGPRADAGFDAGYAPDQVLADGDSVAGPGWTLTAVATPGHTSNHLCFALPEEKALFSGDHVMGWSTTVVAPPDGDMAAYMASLKKLLDRDDAIYHPTHGEPVTDPQRFVRGLITHRKQRETQILKLLGAGPQTIPAMVAVMYAMVDKGLHPAAGRSVLAHLIDLRNRGLVADTGAEWRLR